CCCACGCCTCGGCCGCCCGCTCGGCGACCTCGTCGAGGGACAGCGTGTACGCGTCCGCGTCGGTACGCCGCTGCGCGAACGCGCAGAACCGGCAGCCGGTGTAGCAGACGTTGGTGAAGTTGATGTTGCGGTTGACGATGTAGGTGACCTCGTCGCCGACCGCCTCGAGGCGCAGGCCATCGGCCAGCGCGGCGAGCGCGTCGAGAGCCGGGCCCGTCGCGGTCATGAGAGCGAGCGCGTCAGAGTCCGACAGTCCGGCCGGGTCTCGCTCGGCGGCGCGCAACGCAGTGGCCGCGTCCCCGGTGAGCCGTTCCGGCGACTGCCGCTGGGCCGCGACCTGCTCGCGCAGCGCGTCCCAGTCGCCGTAGGCCGCGTCGAAGTCGCTGCGGGTCTCGGTACGCCGACCCTCGGTGTCGATCGCGGTGTCGAGGTCGACCCGGCCGGCCGACTCCCAGCCGCCGTCGGGCTCCTGCCACGGGATGCCGTGCGGGATCCGGCCCTCCACCGCGAGACCGTCGGGCCCGGCCAGCGCGTCGACGTGCGGTCGCAGCCGCGGGTCGAGCCACGGCTCGGCGAGGTAGCGGGGATGGGCGGTCAGCCGCTCACGCAACGTGTAACCCGCCGCAGCGCTGACCTCGGCGAGGGCCTCGATCTGGGGCCAGGGCCGCTCGGGGTTGACATGGTCGGGCGTGAGCGGGGAGACGCCGCCCCAGTCGTCGACGCCGGCCGCGAGAAGCCTCGTGCACTCGTCGAGGTCGACCAGGTTGGGCGGGGCCTGGATCCGCACCTGCGGGCCGAGGACCAGGCGGGCGACCGCGATCGTGGCGAGGTACTCCTCCAGGTCGACGTCGGGGGTCGCGCGCATCGCGGTGTCGGGCTTGGCGCGGAAGTTCTGGACGATGACTTCCTGGATCCCGTTGTACTGCTTGGAGATCCGGCGCAGTGCGAACAGCGACTCGACGCGGTCGGCGAAGGTC
This window of the Mycobacteriales bacterium genome carries:
- a CDS encoding bifunctional FO biosynthesis protein CofGH produces the protein MPTDTALRRSLARVRDGKPLDAAEAEVLLHARGAHLEALSAAAARVRDAGLIAAGRPGVVTYSRKVFVPLTRLCRDRCHYCTFATTPGRLPAAYLTPDEVLDIAERGRQLGCKEALFTLGDRPEDRWPAARDWLDAHGYDDTLSYVRAMAVRVLEETGLLPHLNPGVLSWQDFQRLKPVAPSMGMMLETTADVPAHRGSPDKVPAVRLRVLEDAGRSNVPFTTGILVGIGETFADRVESLFALRRISKQYNGIQEVIVQNFRAKPDTAMRATPDVDLEEYLATIAVARLVLGPQVRIQAPPNLVDLDECTRLLAAGVDDWGGVSPLTPDHVNPERPWPQIEALAEVSAAAGYTLRERLTAHPRYLAEPWLDPRLRPHVDALAGPDGLAVEGRIPHGIPWQEPDGGWESAGRVDLDTAIDTEGRRTETRSDFDAAYGDWDALREQVAAQRQSPERLTGDAATALRAAERDPAGLSDSDALALMTATGPALDALAALADGLRLEAVGDEVTYIVNRNINFTNVCYTGCRFCAFAQRRTDADAYTLSLDEVAERAAEAWALGATEVCMQGGIHPDLPGTAYFDIARAVKQRVPAMHMHAFSPMEVVNGAARTGLSIRDWLI